Proteins found in one Pagrus major chromosome 20, Pma_NU_1.0 genomic segment:
- the exoc7 gene encoding exocyst complex component 7 isoform X2, with product MIPTEDASARKREIEEKLKQEQETLSFIRENLEKSDQLTKGMVSILSSFESRLMQLENSIIPVHKQTENLQRLQENVDKTLSCMDHVISYYHVAKDTDRIIREGPTGRLDEYLACIAKIQKAVEYFQDNNPDSPELNTVKARFEKGKELLEAEFRSLLTRYSKPVPPILILDAISVDEELEVQEDVVLEHLPEAVLQDIICIAGWLVEYGRNQDFMNVYFQIRSNQLDRSIKGLKDHFRKNSASSGILYSPAVQTKRKDTPTKKAPKRPGTIRKAQNLLKQYSQHGLDGKKGGSNLTPLEGYDHDLRVKHHSDALTEKHGAAAGKDDVLDIEIDSYIHCISAFVKLAQSEYALLTEIIPEHHQKKTFDSLIQEALDNLMLEGDNIVSAARRAIMRHDYSAVLTIFPILRHLKMNKSEFDTTLQGTAASTKNKLPTLITSMETIGAKALEEFADSIKNDPDKEYNMPKDGTVHELTSNAILFLQQLLDFHETAGAMLASQETSSSASSYTSEFNKRLLSTYICKVLGNLQLNLLSKSKVYEDSALSAIFLHNNYNYILKSLEKSELIQLVTVTLKKAESHYRELIEQQIYNYKSSWLKVTEHLTDRNMPVFQPGTKLKDKERQVIKDKFKGFNDGLEELCKIQKGWAIPDKEQRDFIRQSQKKVVSDAYRTFLQRCANISFTKNPEKYHKYRPEEVEEMIERLFDTSA from the exons ATGATTCCTACCGAGGATGCGTCCGCCAGGAAGCGGGAGATAGAGGAGAAACTGAAGCAG GAGCAGGAGACGCTGTCATTCATCAGAGAAAACCTGGAGAAGAGTGATCAGCTGACCAAGGGGATG GTCTCCATCCTGTCTTCGTTCGAGAGTCGCCTGATGCAGCTGGAGAACTCCATCATCCCGgtccacaaacagacagagaaccTGCAGCGTCTGCAGGAGAACGTGGACAAGACCCTGTCCTGCATGGACCACGTCATCAGCTACTACCACGTGGCCAAAGACACCGACAGGATCATCAGAGAGGG GCCGACAGGCAGACTGGATGAGTATCTCGCTTGCATTGCAAAGATTCAGAAGGCTGTTGAATACTTTCAAGATAACAACCCTGACAGCCCCGAACTCAACACAGTG AAAGCGCGCTTTGAGAAGGgtaaagagctgctggaggccgAGTTCCGCAGCCTGCTGACCCGCTACAGTAAACCCGTTCCCCCGATCCTCATCCTGGACGCCATCAGTGTGGACGAGGAGCTGGAGGTTCAGGAAGACGTCGTGCTCGAACACCTGCCTGAAGCCGTGCTCCAAGACATCATCTGCATCGCCGGCTGGCTGGTGGAGTACGGACGTAACCAGG ATTTCATGAACGTCTACTTCCAGATCAGGTCCAACCAGCTCGATCGCTCCATCAAAGGCCTGAAGGATCACTTCCGTAAGAACAGCGCCTCCTCCGGGATCCTCTACTCGCCCGCGGTCCAAACCAAACGCAAGGACACGCCCACCAAGAAGGCTCCCAAGAGACCAG GGACCATTCGCAAGGCTCAGAACCTTCTGAAACAGTACTCACAGCATGGGCTGGATGGGAAAAAGGGGGGCTCTAACCTCACTCCTTTGGAAG GTTATGATCACGACCTGCGGGTCAAACACCACAGTGACGCCCTGACCGAGAAGCACGGGGCCGCCGCAG GAAAGGATGACGTTCTGGACATCGAGATCGACTCGTACATCCACTGTATCAGTGCCTTCGTCAAGCTGGCTCAGAGCGAGTACGCCCTGCTGACAGAAATCATCCCCGAGCACCACCAGAAGAAGACCTTCGACTCCCTCATTCAG GAGGCGCTGGACAACCTGATGCTGGAGGGAGACAACATCGTGTCTGCAGCTCGCAGAGCCATCATGCGTCACGACTACTCGGCCGTCCTCACCATCTTCCCCATCCTCAGGCACCTGAAGATGAACAAGTCGGAGTTTGACACAACTCTGCAG GGAACAGCAGCAAGCACCAAGAACAAGCTGCCGACTCTCATCACCTCCATGGAGACGATTGGAGCCAAAGCTCTGGAGGAGTTTGCAGACAGCATCAAG AACGATCCTGATAAAGAGTACAACATGCCCAAGGACGGAACCGTTCACGAGCTGACTAGCAAC GCCATCCtgttcctgcagcagctgctggacTTCCACGAGACAGCTGGAGCCATGCTGGCCTCACAAG AGACGAGTTCATCAGCGAGCAGCTACACCTCCGAGTTCAACAAGAGGCTCCTCAGCACTTACATAT GTAAGGTGTTGGGGAACCTGCAGCTGAACCTGCTCAGTAAGTCCAAAGTGTACGAGGACTCGGCTCTGAGCGCCATTTTTCTgcacaacaactacaactacatcCTCAAGTCGCTGGAGAA GTCTGAGTTGATCCAGCTGGTCACTGTGACTCTGAAGAAAGCTGAGAGTCACTACAGAGAGCTGATAGAGCAGCAGATCTACAATTACAAGAGcag CTGGCTGAAAGTCACCGAGCACCTGACCGACAGGAACATGCCCGTCTTCCAACCTGGCACCAAG CTGAAAGATAAAGAGCGACAGGTCATTAAAGACAAGTTCAag ggTTTTAACGACGGCCTGGAGGAGTTGTGTAAGATCCAGAAGGGCTGGGCGATCCCAGACAAAGAGCAGCGAGACTTCATCCGTCAGTCTCAGAAGAAGGTGGTGTCAGACGCCTACAGGACCTTCCTGCAGAG ATGTGCCAACATCTCTTTCACCAAGAACCCCGAGAAGTACCACAAATATCGAccggaggaggtggaggagatgattGAGAGGCTGTTCGACACGTCCGCCTGA
- the exoc7 gene encoding exocyst complex component 7 isoform X4, translating to MIPTEDASARKREIEEKLKQEQETLSFIRENLEKSDQLTKGMVSILSSFESRLMQLENSIIPVHKQTENLQRLQENVDKTLSCMDHVISYYHVAKDTDRIIREGPTGRLDEYLACIAKIQKAVEYFQDNNPDSPELNTVKARFEKGKELLEAEFRSLLTRYSKPVPPILILDAISVDEELEVQEDVVLEHLPEAVLQDIICIAGWLVEYGRNQDFMNVYFQIRSNQLDRSIKGLKDHFRKNSASSGILYSPAVQTKRKDTPTKKAPKRPGTIRKAQNLLKQYSQHGLDGKKGGSNLTPLEGKDDVLDIEIDSYIHCISAFVKLAQSEYALLTEIIPEHHQKKTFDSLIQEALDNLMLEGDNIVSAARRAIMRHDYSAVLTIFPILRHLKMNKSEFDTTLQGTAASTKNKLPTLITSMETIGAKALEEFADSIKNDPDKEYNMPKDGTVHELTSNAILFLQQLLDFHETAGAMLASQETSSSASSYTSEFNKRLLSTYICKVLGNLQLNLLSKSKVYEDSALSAIFLHNNYNYILKSLEKSELIQLVTVTLKKAESHYRELIEQQIYNYKSSWLKVTEHLTDRNMPVFQPGTKLKDKERQVIKDKFKGFNDGLEELCKIQKGWAIPDKEQRDFIRQSQKKVVSDAYRTFLQRCANISFTKNPEKYHKYRPEEVEEMIERLFDTSA from the exons ATGATTCCTACCGAGGATGCGTCCGCCAGGAAGCGGGAGATAGAGGAGAAACTGAAGCAG GAGCAGGAGACGCTGTCATTCATCAGAGAAAACCTGGAGAAGAGTGATCAGCTGACCAAGGGGATG GTCTCCATCCTGTCTTCGTTCGAGAGTCGCCTGATGCAGCTGGAGAACTCCATCATCCCGgtccacaaacagacagagaaccTGCAGCGTCTGCAGGAGAACGTGGACAAGACCCTGTCCTGCATGGACCACGTCATCAGCTACTACCACGTGGCCAAAGACACCGACAGGATCATCAGAGAGGG GCCGACAGGCAGACTGGATGAGTATCTCGCTTGCATTGCAAAGATTCAGAAGGCTGTTGAATACTTTCAAGATAACAACCCTGACAGCCCCGAACTCAACACAGTG AAAGCGCGCTTTGAGAAGGgtaaagagctgctggaggccgAGTTCCGCAGCCTGCTGACCCGCTACAGTAAACCCGTTCCCCCGATCCTCATCCTGGACGCCATCAGTGTGGACGAGGAGCTGGAGGTTCAGGAAGACGTCGTGCTCGAACACCTGCCTGAAGCCGTGCTCCAAGACATCATCTGCATCGCCGGCTGGCTGGTGGAGTACGGACGTAACCAGG ATTTCATGAACGTCTACTTCCAGATCAGGTCCAACCAGCTCGATCGCTCCATCAAAGGCCTGAAGGATCACTTCCGTAAGAACAGCGCCTCCTCCGGGATCCTCTACTCGCCCGCGGTCCAAACCAAACGCAAGGACACGCCCACCAAGAAGGCTCCCAAGAGACCAG GGACCATTCGCAAGGCTCAGAACCTTCTGAAACAGTACTCACAGCATGGGCTGGATGGGAAAAAGGGGGGCTCTAACCTCACTCCTTTGGAAG GAAAGGATGACGTTCTGGACATCGAGATCGACTCGTACATCCACTGTATCAGTGCCTTCGTCAAGCTGGCTCAGAGCGAGTACGCCCTGCTGACAGAAATCATCCCCGAGCACCACCAGAAGAAGACCTTCGACTCCCTCATTCAG GAGGCGCTGGACAACCTGATGCTGGAGGGAGACAACATCGTGTCTGCAGCTCGCAGAGCCATCATGCGTCACGACTACTCGGCCGTCCTCACCATCTTCCCCATCCTCAGGCACCTGAAGATGAACAAGTCGGAGTTTGACACAACTCTGCAG GGAACAGCAGCAAGCACCAAGAACAAGCTGCCGACTCTCATCACCTCCATGGAGACGATTGGAGCCAAAGCTCTGGAGGAGTTTGCAGACAGCATCAAG AACGATCCTGATAAAGAGTACAACATGCCCAAGGACGGAACCGTTCACGAGCTGACTAGCAAC GCCATCCtgttcctgcagcagctgctggacTTCCACGAGACAGCTGGAGCCATGCTGGCCTCACAAG AGACGAGTTCATCAGCGAGCAGCTACACCTCCGAGTTCAACAAGAGGCTCCTCAGCACTTACATAT GTAAGGTGTTGGGGAACCTGCAGCTGAACCTGCTCAGTAAGTCCAAAGTGTACGAGGACTCGGCTCTGAGCGCCATTTTTCTgcacaacaactacaactacatcCTCAAGTCGCTGGAGAA GTCTGAGTTGATCCAGCTGGTCACTGTGACTCTGAAGAAAGCTGAGAGTCACTACAGAGAGCTGATAGAGCAGCAGATCTACAATTACAAGAGcag CTGGCTGAAAGTCACCGAGCACCTGACCGACAGGAACATGCCCGTCTTCCAACCTGGCACCAAG CTGAAAGATAAAGAGCGACAGGTCATTAAAGACAAGTTCAag ggTTTTAACGACGGCCTGGAGGAGTTGTGTAAGATCCAGAAGGGCTGGGCGATCCCAGACAAAGAGCAGCGAGACTTCATCCGTCAGTCTCAGAAGAAGGTGGTGTCAGACGCCTACAGGACCTTCCTGCAGAG ATGTGCCAACATCTCTTTCACCAAGAACCCCGAGAAGTACCACAAATATCGAccggaggaggtggaggagatgattGAGAGGCTGTTCGACACGTCCGCCTGA
- the exoc7 gene encoding exocyst complex component 7 isoform X3: protein MIPTEDASARKREIEEKLKQEQETLSFIRENLEKSDQLTKGMVSILSSFESRLMQLENSIIPVHKQTENLQRLQENVDKTLSCMDHVISYYHVAKDTDRIIREGPTGRLDEYLACIAKIQKAVEYFQDNNPDSPELNTVKARFEKGKELLEAEFRSLLTRYSKPVPPILILDAISVDEELEVQEDVVLEHLPEAVLQDIICIAGWLVEYGRNQDFMNVYFQIRSNQLDRSIKGLKDHFRKNSASSGILYSPAVQTKRKDTPTKKAPKRPVYIPGTIRKAQNLLKQYSQHGLDGKKGGSNLTPLEGKDDVLDIEIDSYIHCISAFVKLAQSEYALLTEIIPEHHQKKTFDSLIQEALDNLMLEGDNIVSAARRAIMRHDYSAVLTIFPILRHLKMNKSEFDTTLQGTAASTKNKLPTLITSMETIGAKALEEFADSIKNDPDKEYNMPKDGTVHELTSNAILFLQQLLDFHETAGAMLASQETSSSASSYTSEFNKRLLSTYICKVLGNLQLNLLSKSKVYEDSALSAIFLHNNYNYILKSLEKSELIQLVTVTLKKAESHYRELIEQQIYNYKSSWLKVTEHLTDRNMPVFQPGTKLKDKERQVIKDKFKGFNDGLEELCKIQKGWAIPDKEQRDFIRQSQKKVVSDAYRTFLQRCANISFTKNPEKYHKYRPEEVEEMIERLFDTSA, encoded by the exons ATGATTCCTACCGAGGATGCGTCCGCCAGGAAGCGGGAGATAGAGGAGAAACTGAAGCAG GAGCAGGAGACGCTGTCATTCATCAGAGAAAACCTGGAGAAGAGTGATCAGCTGACCAAGGGGATG GTCTCCATCCTGTCTTCGTTCGAGAGTCGCCTGATGCAGCTGGAGAACTCCATCATCCCGgtccacaaacagacagagaaccTGCAGCGTCTGCAGGAGAACGTGGACAAGACCCTGTCCTGCATGGACCACGTCATCAGCTACTACCACGTGGCCAAAGACACCGACAGGATCATCAGAGAGGG GCCGACAGGCAGACTGGATGAGTATCTCGCTTGCATTGCAAAGATTCAGAAGGCTGTTGAATACTTTCAAGATAACAACCCTGACAGCCCCGAACTCAACACAGTG AAAGCGCGCTTTGAGAAGGgtaaagagctgctggaggccgAGTTCCGCAGCCTGCTGACCCGCTACAGTAAACCCGTTCCCCCGATCCTCATCCTGGACGCCATCAGTGTGGACGAGGAGCTGGAGGTTCAGGAAGACGTCGTGCTCGAACACCTGCCTGAAGCCGTGCTCCAAGACATCATCTGCATCGCCGGCTGGCTGGTGGAGTACGGACGTAACCAGG ATTTCATGAACGTCTACTTCCAGATCAGGTCCAACCAGCTCGATCGCTCCATCAAAGGCCTGAAGGATCACTTCCGTAAGAACAGCGCCTCCTCCGGGATCCTCTACTCGCCCGCGGTCCAAACCAAACGCAAGGACACGCCCACCAAGAAGGCTCCCAAGAGACCAG TCTACATCCCAG GGACCATTCGCAAGGCTCAGAACCTTCTGAAACAGTACTCACAGCATGGGCTGGATGGGAAAAAGGGGGGCTCTAACCTCACTCCTTTGGAAG GAAAGGATGACGTTCTGGACATCGAGATCGACTCGTACATCCACTGTATCAGTGCCTTCGTCAAGCTGGCTCAGAGCGAGTACGCCCTGCTGACAGAAATCATCCCCGAGCACCACCAGAAGAAGACCTTCGACTCCCTCATTCAG GAGGCGCTGGACAACCTGATGCTGGAGGGAGACAACATCGTGTCTGCAGCTCGCAGAGCCATCATGCGTCACGACTACTCGGCCGTCCTCACCATCTTCCCCATCCTCAGGCACCTGAAGATGAACAAGTCGGAGTTTGACACAACTCTGCAG GGAACAGCAGCAAGCACCAAGAACAAGCTGCCGACTCTCATCACCTCCATGGAGACGATTGGAGCCAAAGCTCTGGAGGAGTTTGCAGACAGCATCAAG AACGATCCTGATAAAGAGTACAACATGCCCAAGGACGGAACCGTTCACGAGCTGACTAGCAAC GCCATCCtgttcctgcagcagctgctggacTTCCACGAGACAGCTGGAGCCATGCTGGCCTCACAAG AGACGAGTTCATCAGCGAGCAGCTACACCTCCGAGTTCAACAAGAGGCTCCTCAGCACTTACATAT GTAAGGTGTTGGGGAACCTGCAGCTGAACCTGCTCAGTAAGTCCAAAGTGTACGAGGACTCGGCTCTGAGCGCCATTTTTCTgcacaacaactacaactacatcCTCAAGTCGCTGGAGAA GTCTGAGTTGATCCAGCTGGTCACTGTGACTCTGAAGAAAGCTGAGAGTCACTACAGAGAGCTGATAGAGCAGCAGATCTACAATTACAAGAGcag CTGGCTGAAAGTCACCGAGCACCTGACCGACAGGAACATGCCCGTCTTCCAACCTGGCACCAAG CTGAAAGATAAAGAGCGACAGGTCATTAAAGACAAGTTCAag ggTTTTAACGACGGCCTGGAGGAGTTGTGTAAGATCCAGAAGGGCTGGGCGATCCCAGACAAAGAGCAGCGAGACTTCATCCGTCAGTCTCAGAAGAAGGTGGTGTCAGACGCCTACAGGACCTTCCTGCAGAG ATGTGCCAACATCTCTTTCACCAAGAACCCCGAGAAGTACCACAAATATCGAccggaggaggtggaggagatgattGAGAGGCTGTTCGACACGTCCGCCTGA
- the exoc7 gene encoding exocyst complex component 7 isoform X1, whose amino-acid sequence MIPTEDASARKREIEEKLKQEQETLSFIRENLEKSDQLTKGMVSILSSFESRLMQLENSIIPVHKQTENLQRLQENVDKTLSCMDHVISYYHVAKDTDRIIREGPTGRLDEYLACIAKIQKAVEYFQDNNPDSPELNTVKARFEKGKELLEAEFRSLLTRYSKPVPPILILDAISVDEELEVQEDVVLEHLPEAVLQDIICIAGWLVEYGRNQDFMNVYFQIRSNQLDRSIKGLKDHFRKNSASSGILYSPAVQTKRKDTPTKKAPKRPVYIPGTIRKAQNLLKQYSQHGLDGKKGGSNLTPLEGYDHDLRVKHHSDALTEKHGAAAGKDDVLDIEIDSYIHCISAFVKLAQSEYALLTEIIPEHHQKKTFDSLIQEALDNLMLEGDNIVSAARRAIMRHDYSAVLTIFPILRHLKMNKSEFDTTLQGTAASTKNKLPTLITSMETIGAKALEEFADSIKNDPDKEYNMPKDGTVHELTSNAILFLQQLLDFHETAGAMLASQETSSSASSYTSEFNKRLLSTYICKVLGNLQLNLLSKSKVYEDSALSAIFLHNNYNYILKSLEKSELIQLVTVTLKKAESHYRELIEQQIYNYKSSWLKVTEHLTDRNMPVFQPGTKLKDKERQVIKDKFKGFNDGLEELCKIQKGWAIPDKEQRDFIRQSQKKVVSDAYRTFLQRCANISFTKNPEKYHKYRPEEVEEMIERLFDTSA is encoded by the exons ATGATTCCTACCGAGGATGCGTCCGCCAGGAAGCGGGAGATAGAGGAGAAACTGAAGCAG GAGCAGGAGACGCTGTCATTCATCAGAGAAAACCTGGAGAAGAGTGATCAGCTGACCAAGGGGATG GTCTCCATCCTGTCTTCGTTCGAGAGTCGCCTGATGCAGCTGGAGAACTCCATCATCCCGgtccacaaacagacagagaaccTGCAGCGTCTGCAGGAGAACGTGGACAAGACCCTGTCCTGCATGGACCACGTCATCAGCTACTACCACGTGGCCAAAGACACCGACAGGATCATCAGAGAGGG GCCGACAGGCAGACTGGATGAGTATCTCGCTTGCATTGCAAAGATTCAGAAGGCTGTTGAATACTTTCAAGATAACAACCCTGACAGCCCCGAACTCAACACAGTG AAAGCGCGCTTTGAGAAGGgtaaagagctgctggaggccgAGTTCCGCAGCCTGCTGACCCGCTACAGTAAACCCGTTCCCCCGATCCTCATCCTGGACGCCATCAGTGTGGACGAGGAGCTGGAGGTTCAGGAAGACGTCGTGCTCGAACACCTGCCTGAAGCCGTGCTCCAAGACATCATCTGCATCGCCGGCTGGCTGGTGGAGTACGGACGTAACCAGG ATTTCATGAACGTCTACTTCCAGATCAGGTCCAACCAGCTCGATCGCTCCATCAAAGGCCTGAAGGATCACTTCCGTAAGAACAGCGCCTCCTCCGGGATCCTCTACTCGCCCGCGGTCCAAACCAAACGCAAGGACACGCCCACCAAGAAGGCTCCCAAGAGACCAG TCTACATCCCAG GGACCATTCGCAAGGCTCAGAACCTTCTGAAACAGTACTCACAGCATGGGCTGGATGGGAAAAAGGGGGGCTCTAACCTCACTCCTTTGGAAG GTTATGATCACGACCTGCGGGTCAAACACCACAGTGACGCCCTGACCGAGAAGCACGGGGCCGCCGCAG GAAAGGATGACGTTCTGGACATCGAGATCGACTCGTACATCCACTGTATCAGTGCCTTCGTCAAGCTGGCTCAGAGCGAGTACGCCCTGCTGACAGAAATCATCCCCGAGCACCACCAGAAGAAGACCTTCGACTCCCTCATTCAG GAGGCGCTGGACAACCTGATGCTGGAGGGAGACAACATCGTGTCTGCAGCTCGCAGAGCCATCATGCGTCACGACTACTCGGCCGTCCTCACCATCTTCCCCATCCTCAGGCACCTGAAGATGAACAAGTCGGAGTTTGACACAACTCTGCAG GGAACAGCAGCAAGCACCAAGAACAAGCTGCCGACTCTCATCACCTCCATGGAGACGATTGGAGCCAAAGCTCTGGAGGAGTTTGCAGACAGCATCAAG AACGATCCTGATAAAGAGTACAACATGCCCAAGGACGGAACCGTTCACGAGCTGACTAGCAAC GCCATCCtgttcctgcagcagctgctggacTTCCACGAGACAGCTGGAGCCATGCTGGCCTCACAAG AGACGAGTTCATCAGCGAGCAGCTACACCTCCGAGTTCAACAAGAGGCTCCTCAGCACTTACATAT GTAAGGTGTTGGGGAACCTGCAGCTGAACCTGCTCAGTAAGTCCAAAGTGTACGAGGACTCGGCTCTGAGCGCCATTTTTCTgcacaacaactacaactacatcCTCAAGTCGCTGGAGAA GTCTGAGTTGATCCAGCTGGTCACTGTGACTCTGAAGAAAGCTGAGAGTCACTACAGAGAGCTGATAGAGCAGCAGATCTACAATTACAAGAGcag CTGGCTGAAAGTCACCGAGCACCTGACCGACAGGAACATGCCCGTCTTCCAACCTGGCACCAAG CTGAAAGATAAAGAGCGACAGGTCATTAAAGACAAGTTCAag ggTTTTAACGACGGCCTGGAGGAGTTGTGTAAGATCCAGAAGGGCTGGGCGATCCCAGACAAAGAGCAGCGAGACTTCATCCGTCAGTCTCAGAAGAAGGTGGTGTCAGACGCCTACAGGACCTTCCTGCAGAG ATGTGCCAACATCTCTTTCACCAAGAACCCCGAGAAGTACCACAAATATCGAccggaggaggtggaggagatgattGAGAGGCTGTTCGACACGTCCGCCTGA
- the exoc7 gene encoding exocyst complex component 7 isoform X6, whose protein sequence is MIPTEDASARKREIEEKLKQEQETLSFIRENLEKSDQLTKGMVSILSSFESRLMQLENSIIPVHKQTENLQRLQENVDKTLSCMDHVISYYHVAKDTDRIIREGPTGRLDEYLACIAKIQKAVEYFQDNNPDSPELNTVKARFEKGKELLEAEFRSLLTRYSKPVPPILILDAISVDEELEVQEDVVLEHLPEAVLQDIICIAGWLVEYGRNQDFMNVYFQIRSNQLDRSIKGLKDHFRKNSASSGILYSPAVQTKRKDTPTKKAPKRPGKDDVLDIEIDSYIHCISAFVKLAQSEYALLTEIIPEHHQKKTFDSLIQEALDNLMLEGDNIVSAARRAIMRHDYSAVLTIFPILRHLKMNKSEFDTTLQGTAASTKNKLPTLITSMETIGAKALEEFADSIKNDPDKEYNMPKDGTVHELTSNAILFLQQLLDFHETAGAMLASQETSSSASSYTSEFNKRLLSTYICKVLGNLQLNLLSKSKVYEDSALSAIFLHNNYNYILKSLEKSELIQLVTVTLKKAESHYRELIEQQIYNYKSSWLKVTEHLTDRNMPVFQPGTKLKDKERQVIKDKFKGFNDGLEELCKIQKGWAIPDKEQRDFIRQSQKKVVSDAYRTFLQRCANISFTKNPEKYHKYRPEEVEEMIERLFDTSA, encoded by the exons ATGATTCCTACCGAGGATGCGTCCGCCAGGAAGCGGGAGATAGAGGAGAAACTGAAGCAG GAGCAGGAGACGCTGTCATTCATCAGAGAAAACCTGGAGAAGAGTGATCAGCTGACCAAGGGGATG GTCTCCATCCTGTCTTCGTTCGAGAGTCGCCTGATGCAGCTGGAGAACTCCATCATCCCGgtccacaaacagacagagaaccTGCAGCGTCTGCAGGAGAACGTGGACAAGACCCTGTCCTGCATGGACCACGTCATCAGCTACTACCACGTGGCCAAAGACACCGACAGGATCATCAGAGAGGG GCCGACAGGCAGACTGGATGAGTATCTCGCTTGCATTGCAAAGATTCAGAAGGCTGTTGAATACTTTCAAGATAACAACCCTGACAGCCCCGAACTCAACACAGTG AAAGCGCGCTTTGAGAAGGgtaaagagctgctggaggccgAGTTCCGCAGCCTGCTGACCCGCTACAGTAAACCCGTTCCCCCGATCCTCATCCTGGACGCCATCAGTGTGGACGAGGAGCTGGAGGTTCAGGAAGACGTCGTGCTCGAACACCTGCCTGAAGCCGTGCTCCAAGACATCATCTGCATCGCCGGCTGGCTGGTGGAGTACGGACGTAACCAGG ATTTCATGAACGTCTACTTCCAGATCAGGTCCAACCAGCTCGATCGCTCCATCAAAGGCCTGAAGGATCACTTCCGTAAGAACAGCGCCTCCTCCGGGATCCTCTACTCGCCCGCGGTCCAAACCAAACGCAAGGACACGCCCACCAAGAAGGCTCCCAAGAGACCAG GAAAGGATGACGTTCTGGACATCGAGATCGACTCGTACATCCACTGTATCAGTGCCTTCGTCAAGCTGGCTCAGAGCGAGTACGCCCTGCTGACAGAAATCATCCCCGAGCACCACCAGAAGAAGACCTTCGACTCCCTCATTCAG GAGGCGCTGGACAACCTGATGCTGGAGGGAGACAACATCGTGTCTGCAGCTCGCAGAGCCATCATGCGTCACGACTACTCGGCCGTCCTCACCATCTTCCCCATCCTCAGGCACCTGAAGATGAACAAGTCGGAGTTTGACACAACTCTGCAG GGAACAGCAGCAAGCACCAAGAACAAGCTGCCGACTCTCATCACCTCCATGGAGACGATTGGAGCCAAAGCTCTGGAGGAGTTTGCAGACAGCATCAAG AACGATCCTGATAAAGAGTACAACATGCCCAAGGACGGAACCGTTCACGAGCTGACTAGCAAC GCCATCCtgttcctgcagcagctgctggacTTCCACGAGACAGCTGGAGCCATGCTGGCCTCACAAG AGACGAGTTCATCAGCGAGCAGCTACACCTCCGAGTTCAACAAGAGGCTCCTCAGCACTTACATAT GTAAGGTGTTGGGGAACCTGCAGCTGAACCTGCTCAGTAAGTCCAAAGTGTACGAGGACTCGGCTCTGAGCGCCATTTTTCTgcacaacaactacaactacatcCTCAAGTCGCTGGAGAA GTCTGAGTTGATCCAGCTGGTCACTGTGACTCTGAAGAAAGCTGAGAGTCACTACAGAGAGCTGATAGAGCAGCAGATCTACAATTACAAGAGcag CTGGCTGAAAGTCACCGAGCACCTGACCGACAGGAACATGCCCGTCTTCCAACCTGGCACCAAG CTGAAAGATAAAGAGCGACAGGTCATTAAAGACAAGTTCAag ggTTTTAACGACGGCCTGGAGGAGTTGTGTAAGATCCAGAAGGGCTGGGCGATCCCAGACAAAGAGCAGCGAGACTTCATCCGTCAGTCTCAGAAGAAGGTGGTGTCAGACGCCTACAGGACCTTCCTGCAGAG ATGTGCCAACATCTCTTTCACCAAGAACCCCGAGAAGTACCACAAATATCGAccggaggaggtggaggagatgattGAGAGGCTGTTCGACACGTCCGCCTGA